Genomic window (Maylandia zebra isolate NMK-2024a linkage group LG11, Mzebra_GT3a, whole genome shotgun sequence):
GAATAACTATGTTATTTACCATAAAGTGATTCACACTATCTgcaaaaaactgtgaaagaatTCCAGATCACCAGTTTGTAGTTTAACATACAAGtgacgacctttgaccttcatcaggttttatttaattgtgtcagagaaactcaaacgtgctcttcatgcagctgagtacatcaagtgtttaaactggaagctgtgcaggtctgagatcagcagctttATGAAACATCAAACTGAggtcctgttaatgctgatatacagtgacacagttacatgagtgattaatccttttgttttttgtctttaactttatcaataaagctgcagctttgaCTACAGCACGTGTGGCACTTTAACCTTTGCACTGTTTTCATCagttcattttgcagttaacatgtgaacatgttggATGATCTGTGCTGTCACTtggtggtgctgaggtctgaatctgagggcagctcctgtaatcacaaagagATCAgaattagggctgcacgataaATCGAAAATTTATTGTCATCGCGATATCAGCCTGCGCGATGGGCCCATCGCAAAAGACGGCGTAAACTGCGATAATTGGGTAccttaaaatgtttacacacgTGCTGTAAAGAATTTACCAATCAAAGAAATCCATTTACACATTTGACCAGTCGAATAGAGCCCTTCACGGCATTAACCAATCAAATGGATTAGAGGCCCGCCTCCTACGCAGGTCGGGCGCGAACAACGCTGCAGCAACGAGTCAGAGTTGTAATGGCTGAGAGCGAGACGCGTGACGAGAATGCTACTGAACTcgtggctaaaaaaaaaaaatagtacctCACTTATTTGGAGGTACTTTGGATTTGATAAAGACGACGTTCTCCAAACACAGGTACTCTGCAAAACTTGCCGAACACTCGTGGCAACCACCAGAGGAAACACGACTAATCTCCACCATCATCTTCAATACAACCACAGAGAACTGTTTGAAGAGTTCCAGAAAGATAGGGCTAGCCAAACAAAGGTTGCTAATGTTAAGACAAAGAGCGCAGCAGTCCAACAGCCGTCTCTGTATCAGAGTTTTTCAAGTGGAATTCCTTATGAGAAAACGTCGAAGCGGTACAAAGAAATAACAGAGGCCATTACACATTTTTTGGCTAAAGACATGATGCCTATAAATACAGTTAGCAGAGAGGGCTTCACCAGTCTGATACATAAAGTGGACCAGAGATACCGCATCCCCTCACGAAACTACTTTTCACATGTCGCCATTCCACAAATGTATGAAACATGCCGCAAGACCGTCATGTTTGAACTGAGCCAAGCTGAAAACTACGCAAGCACTACAGACCTATGGTCAAGTCGTACAACGGAACCATATATGAGTTTCACAGTGCACTTCCTCACCGAAGACTTTGAACTGAAAACACGGTGTCTAGAGACTGTGTATTTTCCAGACTCCCACACTAGTGAAAATATAGCCCATGTATTACGTGAGGTGTTAGCCAGCTGGGATCTTAAAGAAGATCGACAAGTGTGCATCACCACAGACAACGGTGCCAATGTTGTGAGAGCCACGGAGCTAAACAACTGGGTCAGACTTCAGTGTTTTGGACACAGGCTGCACCTTGCAATCGGTAAGTTTTATTCAAGGCAGATCTTTTTAGCAATGAAAATGTGCTATACATTATTATCAAATTGATATTGATAAGGATAATGTTACCTTTTTAGACAACTTTAGTTATAAATttcaattagttttttttttttaaaaaaaaaaggttttaaacatgacagtttttttgtttcctcttaTTTCTCCAGAAAATTCTATCAAAGATGATGCCCGCATTGCCCGAGCCATTGGACTTTGCAAAAAGTTAGTTGGACATTTTTGCCACAGCTGGAAAGCAAAGATGGCTCTGAAAAAAGCACAGCAGAAGCTCAACCTCCCAGAgcacacactgatcacagaatGCCCAACCAGGTGGGGTTCCAGGCAGAAGATGATTGAGAGAGTCCTGGAGCAGCAGCGGGCCATTTCTGATGTCATCTCAGCAGACAAGAAATCAAGACACTTGATTCCTACTTGGCAGGATCTTGAGGTACTGGAGTCTGTCAACCAGGCATTACACCCCCTGCAAGACTTTACAGATGCCCTGTCTGGTGAGAGCTACGTTAGTgtttcatatgtaaaaccagTCCTTCATCTGATGAAGACGTCGGTGCTtgcagagaaggaagaagacAGTGATTTGACAAAATCAATTAAGAAGAAAATCCTCGAGTACCTGATTACTAAATATGAAAATCCAGCTACCCAGGAACTTATGGACATGGCGTGCTTCATGGATCCCAGATTTAAAGTCAGCTACACCAGCACTGATCGAGTCTCAGACATCAAGACCAGAGTGATGTCAGAAATGGAAGCAGTGGCACAGAAGGTATTCATGCATGCTTATATATAAAACCTTTCAATTCATATTTAGTCCAAAATGTTTACTTTTCTTATAATCTGCTTTCTGTTCCAGGAGAGAAGCTCCGCTGAACCAGAGGCCCAGACAGATGATCCACCCAGTCGTCCCCTGAAGAAGGCAAAAAAGTCCCTGGGCAGTTTCTTCAAGGCAGCTCCAATCCCTACCTCCTCTTTTATGCATCTCTCACAAGCTGTTGAAGCTGAGCTTAACAGCTACTTGCTATCCACGGCCATAGACAGTGAGGAAGACCCCTTGGCATGGTGGAAACTCCACAAAATGACATTCCCACAGCTAAGCAAGCTTGCAAGGAAGTATCTCTGCATACCTGCAAGTAGCTCACCTTCAGAGAGACTTTTTAGTACATCAGGAAACATAGTAACATGTCAGCGCACATGTTTAAAACCTTGGAGAGTAAACATGTTGGTTTTCCTTAACAAGAACTTGCCATAAAAAACATTCACTCAGGAAGGATGAATGCAAGATagagaaaccttttttttttttcaaaaaattacaaaaatacacTACCTACATTGTTCTTAATTGTTGATAATATTAGTCTTGGCCAGTACGACCACAAAGGTAGACAATTGTTCTTTGGTGTGTTCCCACAGCAGACAAGTTCTTACCTATAGTTTAATCTAGTAAAGTTTCCACTCCAGTTTTGACTTGCATCATAACTACTTGGTGAGTGGTAAAATGATGAACAACTGCATAGAgataatttgcagtataatttaagttatgtttatttaaaactaaTTATAGAGACCGGGAAGGATGTCTTTCAGAATTCAAGCCTCAGAAATTTTTTTATGGGGGCAATGTTTCAATGTTTGACtgcactttgttgttacactgctaatacagcagctttcattaaataaaactgTGCAGTAAAACGGAaattatgtatttgttttttgttttttttttgctatttatttTATCGCAAGTCATATCGTTATCGCAGTATTGATCACAGTTATCGCACATCGCAGGTTTTCCTaatatcgtgcagccctaatcaGAATCATCACAAACTGAATTATAAAGTTTATCACTTAAatctgaaataaagctgatcCTTCTGTCCTCACACTCAGGATCTGAAGCTcttctcttacatttttttcacttCTACAGTTTAATCCATAGTTACTTATTAATGAGGAGTTACTGAAGCac
Coding sequences:
- the LOC143421194 gene encoding E3 SUMO-protein ligase ZBED1-like, translating into MLLNSWLKKKNSTSLIWRYFGFDKDDVLQTQVLCKTCRTLVATTRGNTTNLHHHLQYNHRELFEEFQKDRASQTKVANVKTKSAAVQQPSLYQSFSSGIPYEKTSKRYKEITEAITHFLAKDMMPINTVSREGFTSLIHKVDQRYRIPSRNYFSHVAIPQMYETCRKTVMFELSQAENYASTTDLWSSRTTEPYMSFTVHFLTEDFELKTRCLETVYFPDSHTSENIAHVLREVLASWDLKEDRQVCITTDNGANVVRATELNNWVRLQCFGHRLHLAIENSIKDDARIARAIGLCKKLVGHFCHSWKAKMALKKAQQKLNLPEHTLITECPTRWGSRQKMIERVLEQQRAISDVISADKKSRHLIPTWQDLEVLESVNQALHPLQDFTDALSGESYVSVSYVKPVLHLMKTSVLAEKEEDSDLTKSIKKKILEYLITKYENPATQELMDMACFMDPRFKVSYTSTDRVSDIKTRVMSEMEAVAQKERSSAEPEAQTDDPPSRPLKKAKKSLGSFFKAAPIPTSSFMHLSQAVEAELNSYLLSTAIDSEEDPLAWWKLHKMTFPQLSKLARKYLCIPASSSPSERLFSTSGNIVTCQRTCLKPWRVNMLVFLNKNLP